A genomic region of Lytechinus pictus isolate F3 Inbred chromosome 2, Lp3.0, whole genome shotgun sequence contains the following coding sequences:
- the LOC129254721 gene encoding elongin-B-like, with protein sequence MIKRQKTTIFTDAKETNTVFELKRIIEGITKKSPEDQQLYKDGDTLDDTKTLGDCGLTSNTAKAQAPAMLGLAFRECEGADFEQLNITPYSNPPELPDVMKPSDSTTNTVDQPVQ encoded by the exons ATGATCAAGCGTCAGAAGACGACCATCTTCACTGATGCAAAGGAGACAAACACTGTATTTGAACTGAAGCGAATCATTGAGGGCATTACCAAGAAGTCACCAGAAGACCAACAGTTGTACAAGGATGGAGACACACTAGATGATACCAAGACACTGGGAGACTGTGGACTAACAAGCAACACTGCCAAGGCACAAGCACCAGCCATGCTTGGGCTTGCCTTCAGAGAAT GTGAAGGTGCTGACTTTGAGCAATTAAACATCACACCCTACTCCAATCCCCCAGAGCTGCCTGACGTTATGAAGCCATCAGATTCCACAACCAACACAGTAGATCAACCAGTCCAATAG